The following proteins are co-located in the Rippkaea orientalis PCC 8801 genome:
- a CDS encoding nucleotidyltransferase family protein yields the protein MLTKLDKKIEQRLGLSEKQIAEFCQQWGIIELSLLGSVFGDQFHVDSDIDILIRFRPNTPQGLLTLAQIKHDLENRIGRTVDIAIKQSVENSENPIRRDQILKTSQVIYAQR from the coding sequence ATGTTAACTAAATTAGACAAAAAAATTGAACAACGCTTAGGCTTATCGGAAAAGCAGATTGCTGAATTTTGCCAGCAATGGGGTATTATAGAATTGTCTTTATTGGGCTCAGTGTTCGGGGATCAATTTCATGTTGATAGCGACATTGATATCCTGATTCGTTTTAGACCTAACACTCCCCAAGGATTATTAACCCTTGCTCAAATTAAACATGATTTAGAAAACAGGATAGGACGGACAGTAGATATTGCTATAAAACAGTCAGTTGAAAATAGTGAAAACCCTATTCGCCGTGATCAAATTCTGAAGACATCGCAAGTAATTTATGCTCAGAGATAA
- a CDS encoding Uma2 family endonuclease: protein MNAIKPNDYLSPENYLELERHSEIKHEYIDGKLYAMAGGTKAHNTISINLAVLFREHLQDSHCQTFMSDIKVSLSGKQRFFYPDIVVTCDDNDDPNSYEVQFPKIIVEVLSESTEQFDRGKKFQFYRTIPSLQEYILVSSEQYLVECFRRTTNNLWLLETYENLAAIARIENLDIEAPLSVIYATLDLGS from the coding sequence ATGAATGCGATTAAACCTAATGATTACCTCTCCCCAGAAAACTATCTAGAATTGGAACGCCATAGTGAGATTAAACACGAATATATTGATGGCAAACTTTATGCTATGGCAGGAGGAACAAAAGCACACAATACCATCAGTATCAATTTAGCGGTTCTTTTTCGAGAACATTTGCAAGATTCACACTGTCAAACGTTTATGTCAGATATCAAAGTCAGTTTATCAGGAAAACAACGCTTTTTTTATCCTGATATTGTAGTCACTTGTGATGATAATGATGATCCTAACTCTTATGAAGTTCAATTTCCTAAAATTATTGTTGAAGTTCTATCAGAATCAACGGAACAATTTGATCGGGGTAAAAAATTTCAATTTTATCGAACTATTCCCAGTTTACAAGAATATATTTTAGTGAGTTCTGAACAATATCTAGTAGAATGTTTTCGACGGACAACTAATAATTTATGGCTCTTAGAAACCTATGAAAATTTAGCAGCGATCGCTCGGATTGAAAATTTAGATATCGAGGCTCCTCTATCAGTCATTTATGCTACTCTTGATCTT
- a CDS encoding DUF2996 domain-containing protein has translation MTEETTPQPPKKEKPPALEDKPFTEFIEQDFTPALKEGLTKQGISDVQLSFTKDKMSIPGADSTEQFWQVVGTFNQGKRQFNLYFLDESIGGQKAFSWAVNGRPPSTLESFMIDEKKVTLDLMVLYTLQRLNGQKWLTRN, from the coding sequence ATGACAGAAGAAACCACTCCCCAACCCCCTAAAAAGGAAAAACCCCCTGCTTTAGAAGATAAACCCTTCACCGAATTTATCGAGCAAGATTTTACTCCCGCTTTAAAGGAAGGATTAACTAAACAGGGAATTTCTGATGTTCAATTATCGTTTACTAAGGATAAAATGTCAATTCCTGGGGCTGATAGCACTGAACAATTTTGGCAAGTAGTTGGGACTTTTAATCAAGGTAAACGTCAGTTTAATCTGTATTTTCTCGATGAAAGTATTGGGGGACAAAAAGCATTTTCTTGGGCGGTGAATGGTCGTCCTCCGAGTACTTTGGAGTCCTTTATGATTGATGAGAAGAAAGTGACGCTGGATTTGATGGTATTGTATACTTTGCAACGCCTTAATGGTCAAAAATGGCTAACTCGTAATTAG
- a CDS encoding two-component system response regulator has product MSEATCNAPLSSTEVTQSLHLLLLEDVPEDVELIVLSLSNADIEFTYEIAQTATLYQEKLQQQTYSAILADYRLPGFNGLQALKMLQEAGQKIPFILVTGSLGEEAAVECMKAGVTDYIVKDRLFQLPTILMRSLEEFALRREQQRVMEERRQAEIALRASEKRFRALIENASDIILIVAPDSQLTYASPSVERVLGYDASSLTGQRFFDLIHPDEQGEIIGFFDKIKETSNLSQLLPDFRVRTQKDTWVILEAIARNLQDDPAVGGFVVNCHDITERHQTAEQLRYDASHDKLTGLANRSALLKQLKRAIEQKKRRKEDHFALLFLDLDRFKVINDGLGHLMGDQLLKEMAKRLQRCHREGDLLARFGGDEFVFFLKEIRQQEQAIVVAERIHQALREPFILNHQEVFISASIGITLSADHYDSPEQMLRDADTAMYWAKARGQGGHTIFAPTMHLSALKQLHLESDLRQAIQRQELVVYYQPIFSLDTQKIVGAEALVRWQPPEKPLIPPNDFIPLAEETGLILEIDHWVLKSACQQLYQWQQEFKTLAPQFISVNLSPKQFSQPNLTEKIVQTIKETGLAEQCLKIEITETVFLENSTSVLEILCQLQQLNIQICLDDFGTGYSSLSYLHQFPLNSLKLDRTFVSRLGKTNKNDTIVRIVATLANELDLELIAEGIEEIEQIQLLHYLGYQWGQGYCFSPPVDSNSFIEFLIENPMKYRIQES; this is encoded by the coding sequence ATGTCAGAAGCAACTTGTAACGCACCATTGTCCAGTACTGAGGTAACTCAATCATTGCATCTGTTGCTGCTTGAAGATGTCCCCGAAGATGTCGAGTTAATTGTTCTGTCACTATCGAACGCTGATATTGAATTTACCTATGAGATTGCCCAAACGGCGACCCTCTATCAAGAAAAACTACAACAACAAACCTACTCAGCGATTTTAGCGGACTATCGTCTGCCAGGATTTAATGGGTTACAAGCCTTAAAAATGTTACAAGAGGCTGGCCAAAAAATTCCCTTTATCTTAGTAACTGGGAGTTTAGGAGAAGAAGCGGCCGTTGAATGTATGAAAGCGGGAGTAACAGATTATATTGTTAAAGATCGGCTATTTCAGTTACCGACTATACTAATGAGATCGCTCGAAGAATTTGCTCTGCGTCGAGAACAACAACGGGTCATGGAAGAACGCAGACAAGCCGAAATTGCCCTCAGAGCCAGCGAAAAACGGTTTCGGGCACTGATTGAAAATGCCAGCGATATTATCCTAATTGTCGCCCCAGACAGTCAATTGACCTATGCTAGTCCCTCAGTTGAGCGCGTTTTAGGGTACGATGCCTCTAGCCTTACAGGTCAACGCTTTTTTGATTTGATTCACCCGGATGAACAAGGGGAAATTATTGGCTTTTTTGACAAAATTAAAGAAACCTCGAACCTATCTCAGTTGCTGCCAGATTTTCGAGTGCGGACACAAAAAGACACTTGGGTGATCTTAGAAGCGATCGCCAGAAATCTGCAAGACGACCCCGCCGTCGGGGGTTTTGTCGTCAACTGTCATGATATCACCGAACGCCATCAAACCGCCGAACAACTGCGCTACGATGCTTCCCATGATAAATTAACGGGGTTAGCCAATCGTTCAGCCCTGCTAAAACAGTTAAAACGAGCTATTGAGCAAAAAAAACGCCGCAAAGAAGATCATTTTGCTCTGTTGTTTCTCGATTTAGATCGCTTTAAAGTAATCAATGATGGACTCGGCCATTTAATGGGAGATCAACTCCTTAAAGAAATGGCTAAACGCTTACAACGCTGTCATCGAGAGGGGGATCTTTTAGCCCGGTTTGGTGGCGATGAATTTGTGTTTTTTCTGAAAGAAATTCGACAACAAGAACAGGCCATTGTTGTCGCTGAACGCATTCATCAAGCTCTGAGAGAACCGTTTATTCTAAACCATCAAGAAGTGTTTATTTCCGCTAGTATTGGTATTACCCTCAGTGCTGATCATTATGATTCCCCCGAACAAATGTTACGAGATGCGGATACGGCAATGTATTGGGCAAAAGCGAGGGGACAAGGCGGTCATACTATTTTTGCCCCGACCATGCACCTATCTGCCCTGAAACAATTACACTTAGAAAGTGATCTGCGGCAAGCTATACAACGTCAAGAATTAGTCGTTTATTACCAGCCAATTTTCTCCCTTGATACCCAAAAAATTGTCGGAGCCGAAGCCTTAGTCCGTTGGCAACCCCCAGAAAAACCCCTTATTCCTCCTAATGATTTTATTCCTTTAGCAGAGGAAACAGGACTAATTCTTGAGATTGATCATTGGGTTCTCAAATCCGCTTGTCAACAACTCTATCAATGGCAACAAGAATTTAAAACCTTAGCTCCTCAATTTATCAGTGTTAATCTCTCGCCTAAACAGTTTTCTCAGCCTAATTTAACCGAAAAAATTGTCCAGACAATCAAAGAAACAGGACTGGCAGAACAGTGTTTAAAAATAGAAATTACTGAGACTGTTTTTCTGGAAAATTCAACTAGCGTATTAGAAATTTTATGCCAATTACAGCAGCTAAATATTCAGATCTGTCTCGATGATTTTGGAACAGGATATTCCTCCTTAAGCTATTTGCATCAATTTCCTTTGAACAGCTTAAAACTTGATCGAACTTTTGTTAGTCGTTTAGGGAAAACTAATAAAAATGATACCATTGTTCGGATTGTAGCTACCTTGGCGAATGAATTGGATCTAGAATTAATTGCTGAAGGAATTGAAGAGATTGAACAAATACAATTATTGCACTACTTAGGGTATCAATGGGGACAAGGTTATTGTTTTTCGCCACCTGTTGATAGTAACTCTTTCATCGAATTTTTAATAGAAAATCCCATGAAATATAGGATTCAAGAGTCGTAG
- a CDS encoding dipeptide epimerase — protein sequence MRVTFDLFTVHKRFALTISRGTYTENTNIGLKIESEGVEGLGEATPFSVVNGKEKNSEQLQQELEKLIPIIEPFHPLENQEIEGILKQNNVSSSLRAAIDTALYDWLGKKVNLPLWKIWGLNRNRIPPTSVTIGISSPEKAVERVRNWLNFMDAKVLKIKLGSPDGIEADKAMLLAIRQECPNLPLTVDANGGWNLKEAILMSEWLATQNVKYIEQPFAVGEESNLPQLYQRSPLPIFIDESCFNSEDIITYSPSIHGINIKLMKAGGLSEVMRMIAIAKACKLQIMYGCYSDSSLANTALCHLAPYADYLDLDSHLNLIDDPFQGVSLERGRLVLNNLPGLGVKYRNET from the coding sequence ATGCGCGTAACTTTTGACCTTTTTACTGTTCATAAACGCTTTGCTTTAACAATTAGTCGAGGAACCTATACAGAAAATACCAACATTGGGTTAAAAATTGAATCCGAAGGGGTTGAAGGATTGGGAGAAGCCACTCCTTTTTCTGTCGTTAATGGCAAAGAAAAAAACAGCGAACAATTACAACAAGAATTAGAGAAACTCATCCCAATTATAGAACCTTTTCATCCGCTCGAAAATCAAGAAATTGAAGGAATTTTAAAACAAAATAATGTTAGCTCATCTCTACGCGCTGCCATTGATACTGCGCTGTATGATTGGTTAGGAAAAAAAGTCAATTTACCGCTATGGAAAATTTGGGGATTAAACCGCAATCGCATTCCTCCGACTTCCGTTACCATTGGTATTAGTTCCCCTGAAAAAGCCGTCGAAAGAGTCAGAAATTGGCTCAATTTTATGGACGCTAAGGTCTTAAAAATTAAGTTAGGTTCTCCCGATGGGATAGAAGCAGATAAAGCCATGTTATTAGCTATTCGTCAAGAATGTCCTAATCTCCCTTTAACCGTTGATGCGAATGGGGGATGGAATTTAAAAGAGGCGATTCTAATGAGTGAGTGGTTAGCAACGCAAAATGTTAAATATATTGAACAACCTTTTGCCGTTGGAGAAGAGAGCAATTTACCCCAATTGTATCAGCGATCGCCGCTTCCTATTTTTATTGATGAAAGTTGTTTTAATAGTGAAGATATTATTACCTATTCTCCCTCTATTCATGGCATTAATATTAAACTAATGAAAGCCGGAGGGTTAAGCGAAGTCATGAGGATGATTGCGATAGCTAAAGCGTGTAAACTACAGATTATGTATGGGTGTTATTCTGATAGTAGTTTAGCCAATACTGCGCTGTGTCATCTTGCTCCTTATGCGGATTATTTAGACTTAGATAGTCATTTAAACTTAATTGATGATCCCTTTCAAGGGGTTAGTTTAGAAAGAGGAAGATTAGTCCTTAATAATTTACCAGGATTAGGGGTAAAATATAGAAATGAAACCTAA
- a CDS encoding response regulator: MIIRNTTKMLLIEDDPNDIELIQLALGDYHFVNQLDIVEDGEQALQYLFGTEESSLLSPLPRLIWLDLKLPKISGIQVLEAIRSDPRTQNLVVVVMTSSAEDRDLEACYNLGVNSYIVKPFDFQQFIEIARQVGFYWMMLNEPPLSRYNSRD; the protein is encoded by the coding sequence ATGATTATCAGAAATACTACAAAAATGTTGCTAATAGAGGATGATCCTAATGATATCGAGTTAATTCAATTAGCCCTAGGAGATTATCATTTTGTTAATCAACTTGATATCGTTGAAGATGGGGAACAAGCACTGCAATACCTATTCGGAACAGAGGAGTCCTCTTTGCTATCCCCACTGCCTCGACTGATTTGGTTAGATTTAAAATTGCCCAAAATTAGTGGAATCCAAGTCTTAGAAGCGATTCGCAGCGATCCTCGCACCCAAAATTTAGTCGTGGTCGTAATGACATCTTCAGCAGAAGACAGAGACCTAGAAGCTTGCTATAATTTAGGAGTCAATAGTTACATTGTCAAACCTTTTGATTTTCAACAATTTATTGAAATTGCTCGACAAGTCGGGTTTTATTGGATGATGTTAAATGAACCCCCTCTATCGAGGTATAATTCACGAGACTAA
- a CDS encoding EAL domain-containing protein — protein sequence MTKPIQSKILDNLFAGEGEMSLLMRAHDWNNTPLGPVETWPQSLRTTVSILLNSRYPMFTFWGTKLINLYNDSYRLILGDKHPWALGQSGPEIWSEIWDSIGPMVDQAVSTGQATWSDNLPLFPNRKGYLEETFFTFSYSPVRDETGNIGGMFCACTETTKQVLGDRRLHTLRDLAACTGEAETTEKACQLAMATLGNNAADVPFALLYLLNQAGTEAHLVATTGLEPGTTASPKKVELFDTGERPWPLAEVAHTPQTQRITDVIERVGQLKVGLWPDPPHTALILPVASPGQTRPTGLLITGISPRLSLDDDYQGFLELVAGQVATIIADVGAYEAAKQRAEALAEIDRAKTVFFSNVSHEFRTPLTLMLAPLEDLLADGADPLSPTQRDRLEIAQRNSLRLLKLVNTLLDFSRIEAGRTQACYQLTDIATLTKELASSFRSLMERAGLTLIVNCPPLGESVYVDQEMWEKIVLNLLSNAFKYTLTGSITVNVQGFDDHIELSVIDTGIGIPEADLPHLFERFHRVKGAQGRSFEGSGIGLSLVQELVKLHGGQIKVNSSLGQGSCFTVCLPRGCNHLPHENLKGAPKATHDTPRSMSQQISTFVEEASRWLSGDIKTVESFTHQSLTEVSRGQTVKESPRDPLRGARILLADDNADMRDYVKRLLQDHYLVETVADGVAALESIQQQRPDLLLTDIMMPRLNGLALLQQLRSSLSTQDLPIILLSARAGEESRIEGLQAKADDYLIKPFSSRELLARVEACLKMAQIRQEAAAREQTLRLATEKAQQAVAATTEKLNRILATISDGFILLDPEWVITYHNTATTKLFPAKSHPLGLGKTLWEVWPSWVNTDLEHRLRYAMTEQVSQQCEYHCASSLTEELWLEIYAYSFEEGLGIFLHDISDRKRSEAERHKVEIALKQYSEQLELRVAERTAKLSQTIAELHQVEEILRGKETHYRQALNLTNTGSWEFDLASEKVFWSEQVEIIWGMKPGTFRGEFDQVKAGIHPQDFDLWQQNVQACIEEGKEHNLEFRVVHPDGSIHWVQAIGNAEYDSQGHPIRLRGLVMDVTERKTSQERLNYMAHHDHLTDLPNRLLLKARLDQSIQQATRKRTKLAVVFIDLDRFKHINDSMGHAAGDALLQQLAQRLRQVLRSSDTVARISGDEFVAVLEDIEDIQHASMVVAKLMTVFEEPFPLEGQIIHMTSSMGLSLFPDDGMDTAILLRNADSAMYRAKEEGRNTYCFYAEEMTSAAFEYVLFENALRGALKRNEFYLVYQPQIDLSSHRWVGMEVLLRWHHPELGIVSPAQFIPIAEQSGLIQEIGTWVLYRACCQAKTWLDQGIDFGHIAVNVAAPQIQQNNFVHLVQDALDSSGLPSPHLELELTEGLVMHQTEDRIKQLEVLQDMGIYLAIDDFGTGYSSLSYLKRLPINKLKIDKSFVRDIPHDTNDMAISEAVIALGKALNLRIIAEGVEQEIQATFLREKGCHEAQGYLYSKPLPPEEITQLFAEVSQWQQA from the coding sequence GTGACAAAACCCATTCAATCAAAAATATTAGACAATTTGTTTGCTGGAGAGGGAGAAATGTCTCTGCTCATGAGAGCTCACGACTGGAACAACACCCCCCTCGGTCCCGTAGAAACATGGCCACAAAGTCTGCGTACCACCGTTAGCATTCTGCTCAATTCCCGTTATCCCATGTTTACCTTTTGGGGGACAAAACTGATCAACCTCTACAATGACAGTTATCGTCTCATTCTAGGAGACAAGCACCCTTGGGCCTTGGGACAATCTGGGCCTGAAATTTGGTCAGAAATTTGGGATTCCATTGGCCCGATGGTGGATCAGGCCGTTAGTACCGGCCAAGCCACTTGGTCAGACAATTTACCCCTATTTCCCAACCGCAAAGGCTATTTAGAAGAAACCTTTTTCACCTTCTCCTATAGCCCAGTACGGGACGAAACCGGAAATATCGGGGGGATGTTTTGTGCTTGCACAGAAACCACCAAACAGGTTTTAGGCGATCGCCGTTTACATACCTTACGAGACTTAGCAGCCTGTACAGGAGAAGCCGAAACCACCGAAAAAGCTTGTCAATTAGCCATGGCCACCCTAGGCAACAATGCCGCCGATGTTCCCTTTGCTCTCTTGTATCTCTTGAATCAGGCCGGAACCGAAGCCCATCTTGTGGCAACCACAGGACTAGAACCAGGAACCACCGCCAGTCCTAAAAAGGTTGAACTTTTTGACACTGGGGAGCGACCTTGGCCTCTAGCGGAAGTCGCCCATACCCCCCAAACTCAGCGTATAACGGATGTCATTGAGCGAGTTGGCCAACTCAAGGTAGGACTCTGGCCAGACCCCCCTCACACAGCCCTAATATTACCCGTGGCTTCCCCCGGACAAACCCGTCCCACAGGATTACTCATTACCGGGATTAGCCCTCGTTTGTCCTTAGATGACGATTATCAAGGGTTTTTAGAATTAGTTGCCGGCCAGGTTGCCACCATTATTGCCGATGTCGGTGCTTACGAAGCTGCCAAACAACGCGCCGAAGCTTTAGCCGAAATCGATCGCGCCAAAACTGTCTTTTTTAGCAACGTCTCCCATGAGTTCCGCACCCCCCTAACCCTAATGTTAGCCCCCCTAGAAGATTTGCTGGCCGATGGGGCTGACCCCCTATCCCCTACCCAACGCGATCGCCTAGAAATTGCCCAACGCAACAGCCTAAGATTACTGAAACTCGTCAACACATTACTGGACTTTTCTCGCATTGAAGCCGGACGGACTCAAGCGTGTTATCAGCTAACAGACATCGCCACACTCACCAAGGAACTCGCCAGTAGCTTTCGATCGTTGATGGAACGAGCCGGACTGACACTCATCGTCAACTGCCCACCTCTAGGTGAGTCGGTTTATGTCGATCAAGAAATGTGGGAAAAGATCGTCCTTAATCTTCTCTCCAACGCCTTTAAATATACCTTAACGGGTAGTATCACCGTAAACGTTCAGGGATTTGATGACCATATTGAGCTATCTGTCATTGACACAGGTATTGGTATTCCAGAGGCCGATCTGCCCCATCTGTTTGAACGCTTCCATCGGGTTAAAGGCGCACAGGGTCGTAGTTTTGAAGGCTCAGGCATTGGGTTATCGCTGGTTCAAGAACTCGTTAAACTTCATGGCGGCCAGATCAAGGTCAACAGCAGCCTTGGTCAAGGCAGTTGTTTTACGGTTTGTCTTCCTAGGGGTTGTAACCATTTGCCCCACGAAAATCTCAAAGGTGCTCCCAAAGCGACGCATGATACGCCCAGATCCATGAGCCAGCAAATCAGTACCTTTGTTGAAGAAGCCTCTCGCTGGCTTTCAGGGGATATTAAGACCGTAGAATCCTTTACGCACCAGTCCTTAACAGAGGTTTCTCGTGGTCAAACCGTCAAGGAATCTCCAAGAGATCCGCTTCGCGGTGCGCGGATTCTCCTCGCTGATGACAATGCGGATATGCGAGACTATGTTAAACGACTATTACAAGATCACTATCTCGTTGAAACCGTAGCCGATGGAGTCGCTGCCCTAGAATCGATCCAACAGCAGCGTCCTGACCTTTTGTTAACCGATATCATGATGCCCCGTCTCAACGGGTTGGCTTTGCTGCAACAACTCCGATCTTCCTTAAGCACCCAAGATCTACCGATTATTCTCCTGTCAGCCCGTGCGGGGGAAGAATCTCGCATTGAAGGACTACAAGCAAAAGCTGATGATTATCTGATTAAACCCTTTTCCTCCCGTGAACTGTTAGCGAGGGTGGAAGCGTGTTTAAAAATGGCTCAAATTCGCCAAGAAGCCGCCGCACGAGAACAGACGCTGCGTCTGGCAACGGAAAAAGCACAACAAGCCGTAGCGGCTACCACAGAAAAGCTCAATCGTATCCTCGCTACGATCAGCGATGGATTTATCTTACTAGACCCAGAGTGGGTCATAACTTATCACAATACGGCTACAACCAAGCTCTTTCCTGCCAAATCCCATCCCCTAGGGCTCGGAAAAACGTTATGGGAAGTCTGGCCGAGTTGGGTTAACACGGATCTTGAGCATCGCCTCCGCTATGCCATGACTGAGCAGGTTTCTCAGCAATGTGAGTATCATTGTGCTAGTTCTTTGACCGAAGAGTTATGGCTAGAAATCTACGCTTATTCCTTTGAAGAGGGGTTAGGGATTTTCTTACACGATATTAGCGATCGCAAACGCAGCGAAGCCGAACGCCACAAAGTTGAAATTGCCCTGAAACAATACAGTGAACAGCTAGAACTTCGCGTAGCCGAACGCACGGCCAAACTCTCCCAGACAATTGCTGAGTTGCATCAGGTTGAAGAAATCTTAAGAGGCAAAGAAACCCATTATCGACAAGCTTTGAATTTGACCAATACCGGGTCATGGGAGTTTGATCTCGCCTCCGAGAAGGTATTTTGGTCAGAACAAGTAGAAATCATCTGGGGCATGAAACCAGGGACATTTCGCGGCGAGTTTGACCAAGTTAAAGCGGGGATTCATCCGCAAGATTTTGACCTTTGGCAGCAAAATGTTCAGGCTTGTATTGAGGAGGGCAAAGAACACAATCTTGAGTTTCGCGTCGTACATCCAGATGGCTCGATCCATTGGGTTCAAGCGATCGGCAATGCTGAATATGACTCCCAAGGCCATCCCATTCGTTTGCGCGGGCTGGTCATGGACGTTACCGAACGTAAAACCTCTCAAGAACGGCTCAACTACATGGCTCACCATGATCACCTGACGGATTTACCCAATCGTTTGCTCTTGAAAGCCCGATTAGATCAGAGTATTCAACAAGCAACCCGTAAGCGGACTAAGTTAGCGGTCGTTTTTATCGATTTGGATCGGTTTAAGCACATTAACGATAGCATGGGTCACGCTGCGGGCGATGCCTTGTTGCAACAGTTAGCCCAACGTCTTCGCCAAGTCTTACGCAGCAGTGATACGGTAGCTCGGATTAGTGGGGATGAGTTTGTGGCTGTCTTAGAAGACATTGAGGATATTCAGCACGCGAGTATGGTGGTAGCGAAACTCATGACGGTTTTTGAGGAACCCTTCCCGTTAGAAGGCCAAATCATTCACATGACCTCTAGCATGGGACTGAGCCTATTTCCCGATGATGGGATGGATACAGCGATTCTTTTACGCAATGCCGATTCAGCCATGTATCGCGCCAAGGAAGAAGGGCGCAATACCTACTGTTTCTATGCAGAGGAAATGACCTCAGCAGCTTTTGAGTATGTGTTGTTTGAAAATGCTCTACGGGGTGCGTTGAAGCGAAACGAGTTCTACTTAGTTTACCAACCGCAAATCGATCTGTCTTCCCATCGTTGGGTCGGGATGGAAGTATTATTACGCTGGCATCATCCGGAGTTAGGCATCGTTTCTCCAGCCCAGTTTATTCCCATTGCTGAACAAAGTGGACTGATTCAAGAGATTGGGACTTGGGTCTTATATCGGGCTTGTTGTCAGGCTAAAACATGGTTAGATCAAGGGATTGATTTTGGACACATTGCCGTTAATGTGGCTGCCCCTCAAATTCAACAAAATAATTTTGTTCATCTGGTTCAAGATGCTTTAGACAGCAGTGGTTTACCCTCTCCCCATTTAGAGCTAGAGTTAACAGAGGGATTAGTGATGCACCAGACGGAAGACAGAATTAAACAACTCGAAGTCTTGCAGGATATGGGTATTTATCTAGCGATCGATGATTTTGGTACGGGTTATTCATCTTTGAGTTATTTGAAACGATTGCCAATCAATAAACTGAAAATTGATAAGTCTTTTGTTCGAGATATTCCCCATGATACCAATGACATGGCCATATCAGAGGCAGTGATCGCTTTGGGTAAAGCCCTCAATTTGCGAATTATTGCTGAAGGGGTAGAACAGGAAATTCAAGCAACTTTTTTGAGAGAGAAAGGATGCCATGAAGCTCAGGGCTACCTTTATAGTAAACCCCTACCCCCAGAGGAAATTACTCAACTTTTTGCAGAAGTCAGCCAATGGCAACAAGCATAG